In Ectothiorhodosinus mongolicus, one DNA window encodes the following:
- a CDS encoding heme lyase CcmF/NrfE family subunit: protein MIPEIGQMALVLALLMAAVQGTIPLIGAHRGTLSWMRTAHTAVAGQFIFLLIAYLALTYAFITHDFSVAYVANHSNTALPLMYRISGVWGGHEGSLVLWALMLGGWSLAVSLFSKGLPTDMAARTIAVMGLVSVGILSFTLFTSNPFEALFPIPADGRDLNPLLQDPGLVIHPPMLYMGYVGLAVPFAIAVAALIGGKLDATWARWTRPWATSAWAFLGAGIALGSWWAYYTLGWGGWWFWDPVENASLMPWLAATALIHSLAATEKRGVFRSWTVLLAISAFCLSLLGTFLVRSGVLVSVHAFATDPTRGVYILMLLLAIAGSSFLLYAWRAPKVRSQTEFHPVSRESGLLVNNVIMVVALAAVLLGTLYPLFLDALNMGKISVGPPYFNSVFAPLMVPLVFMVGLGPLLRWKRSSAWELSQRLWHTLLAAVVVGVIFPLVMVGSTTFMVTVGMAMAFWIVFSIGRDLYQRARKQGTPMKTLRKMPAGYWGMSVAHFGFAILVMGITMLMAFESETDVRLGMGQSHTLGGYTFELQEVYSVAGPNWDAIEARVGVTRDGSHVTDLFPQRRVYRVQTMPMAQASYQSNLLRDIFVALGEPMSGNTWSLRLYHNPFQSWLWIGATFIVLGGFIAAADRRYRVFSRRRSEALAKENRIAESKPDDNANPSGVATRSSSG, encoded by the coding sequence ATGATCCCAGAAATCGGCCAAATGGCCCTGGTGCTGGCCCTTTTAATGGCCGCCGTCCAGGGCACCATCCCTCTTATTGGTGCGCATCGCGGCACTTTATCGTGGATGCGCACAGCACACACGGCGGTCGCGGGGCAATTCATCTTTCTTCTGATTGCGTACTTGGCCCTCACCTACGCCTTTATCACGCATGACTTCTCGGTAGCGTACGTCGCAAACCACTCGAATACCGCGCTTCCTTTGATGTATCGCATCTCGGGTGTCTGGGGTGGTCATGAGGGATCCTTGGTACTTTGGGCCCTCATGTTGGGCGGCTGGTCGCTTGCCGTATCCCTATTCAGCAAAGGTCTGCCGACGGACATGGCAGCACGCACCATCGCCGTCATGGGTTTGGTGAGTGTAGGCATTCTGTCCTTCACGCTGTTTACCTCTAACCCCTTCGAAGCCCTGTTCCCGATTCCTGCCGATGGCCGCGATCTGAATCCGCTGCTACAGGACCCTGGGCTGGTGATCCATCCGCCTATGCTTTACATGGGTTATGTAGGTTTGGCTGTGCCGTTCGCCATTGCTGTAGCCGCTCTTATTGGCGGTAAACTGGATGCCACTTGGGCACGCTGGACGCGCCCTTGGGCAACCAGCGCTTGGGCCTTTTTGGGCGCTGGCATTGCTCTAGGCAGCTGGTGGGCTTACTACACGCTGGGCTGGGGCGGCTGGTGGTTCTGGGATCCCGTGGAAAATGCCTCACTGATGCCATGGTTGGCAGCCACTGCCCTAATCCACTCCCTGGCGGCTACCGAAAAACGCGGCGTGTTTCGCAGTTGGACGGTGTTGCTGGCTATCTCAGCGTTCTGTCTCAGTCTGTTGGGAACCTTTCTGGTGCGCTCCGGGGTGCTGGTATCGGTGCATGCCTTCGCCACCGATCCCACACGCGGCGTCTATATTCTGATGCTACTGCTTGCTATCGCCGGAAGCTCATTCCTGTTGTATGCATGGCGCGCGCCTAAGGTGCGCAGCCAGACTGAGTTCCATCCGGTCTCGCGCGAGTCTGGCCTGTTGGTCAACAACGTCATCATGGTGGTAGCTCTGGCGGCCGTGCTTCTAGGGACGCTGTATCCGTTGTTCTTAGACGCGCTTAACATGGGTAAGATCTCCGTCGGCCCCCCGTACTTTAACTCTGTGTTTGCTCCGCTCATGGTGCCACTGGTTTTCATGGTGGGTTTGGGTCCGCTGTTGCGCTGGAAACGATCTTCTGCTTGGGAGCTTTCGCAGCGGCTGTGGCATACCCTGCTAGCCGCGGTGGTGGTGGGCGTGATTTTCCCACTGGTGATGGTGGGCAGCACGACCTTCATGGTGACTGTGGGCATGGCTATGGCTTTTTGGATCGTATTTAGCATTGGCCGCGATCTTTACCAGCGCGCTCGTAAACAAGGCACTCCAATGAAAACCCTGCGTAAGATGCCAGCCGGTTACTGGGGTATGTCCGTGGCCCATTTCGGGTTTGCCATCTTGGTCATGGGCATTACCATGCTTATGGCTTTTGAGTCCGAGACCGATGTGCGTCTGGGTATGGGACAGAGTCACACCTTGGGTGGCTACACTTTTGAACTGCAAGAGGTTTACTCTGTCGCCGGCCCGAACTGGGATGCGATCGAAGCACGCGTTGGCGTTACTCGCGATGGGAGCCACGTGACTGACTTGTTCCCGCAGCGCCGGGTCTACCGTGTGCAGACAATGCCAATGGCGCAAGCGTCTTATCAGTCGAACTTACTACGCGATATCTTCGTGGCGCTGGGTGAGCCCATGTCGGGCAATACTTGGTCACTGCGGCTGTATCACAACCCCTTCCAGTCCTGGCTATGGATTGGCGCAACATTCATCGTTCTGGGGGGATTCATTGCCGCTGCTGACCGCCGCTATCGGGTATTCTCACGGCGTCGCTCAGAAGCGCTTGCGAAAGAAAATCGAATCGCTGAATCCAAGCCGGATGACAATGCCAATCCCTCTGGTGTCGCCACGCGGAGTAGCTCCGGATGA
- the ccmE gene encoding cytochrome c maturation protein CcmE has product MTPRQKKRLAGVVLIVVAVSTASALALSAFRDNMMYFYGPSQIAEGEQLPNPDRIIRLGGLVEANSIKHADEGLMVSFSVTDTRHSIPVQFVGLLPDLFREGQGVVTHGRMGGDGIFRAERVLARHDENYMAPEVAAALKAAGFEEHPGGSPTATY; this is encoded by the coding sequence ATGACCCCTCGACAAAAGAAACGACTGGCCGGGGTAGTATTGATTGTCGTCGCTGTCTCGACTGCCTCAGCGCTAGCGCTCAGCGCCTTCCGCGACAACATGATGTACTTCTACGGACCATCACAAATTGCGGAAGGCGAGCAGCTGCCCAACCCCGATCGAATTATTCGCTTGGGGGGACTGGTGGAAGCTAATTCCATCAAGCATGCTGACGAAGGCCTGATGGTCTCGTTTAGCGTCACCGACACGCGCCACAGCATTCCGGTTCAGTTCGTCGGCTTGCTGCCTGATTTATTTCGCGAAGGACAAGGTGTTGTCACCCATGGACGTATGGGCGGTGATGGCATCTTCCGCGCCGAGCGGGTTTTGGCGCGACATGATGAAAATTATATGGCTCCGGAAGTTGCGGCCGCGCTGAAAGCGGCTGGCTTTGAAGAACATCCGGGCGGCTCACCCACAGCGACCTACTGA
- a CDS encoding cytochrome c-type biogenesis protein, producing MPRLIAALAVALAFALATAPASSQQAGVTYFEDPSLEQRYRELLHELRCTVCQNQSLADSDAGLARDLRRELRDQLNAGSSNPQIIDFMVARYGEFVLYRPPFSPATYLLWIGPFVLLVFGLIVLWATARGSQTARQLQPTDEQAREKARRLLSEGKDV from the coding sequence ATGCCTAGGCTGATTGCTGCCCTGGCGGTTGCCCTAGCATTTGCCTTGGCAACGGCGCCCGCCTCCAGTCAACAAGCAGGGGTGACATACTTTGAGGACCCCAGCTTAGAACAGCGCTACCGCGAGCTCCTGCATGAATTGCGTTGTACCGTCTGTCAAAACCAATCTTTGGCTGATTCAGATGCTGGATTGGCTAGGGATTTGCGGCGAGAGTTAAGGGATCAACTCAATGCGGGGTCGAGCAATCCTCAAATCATTGATTTTATGGTGGCACGCTACGGCGAATTCGTCTTGTATCGCCCGCCCTTTTCCCCCGCCACTTATTTACTCTGGATCGGGCCCTTTGTACTGCTGGTGTTTGGTTTGATAGTGCTTTGGGCTACAGCCCGAGGTAGCCAAACAGCAAGACAATTGCAGCCCACAGATGAACAGGCTCGGGAAAAAGCCCGACGTCTGCTTAGCGAAGGAAAAGATGTATGA
- a CDS encoding NapC/NirT family cytochrome c, which yields MNPGEHSPIFNDSPSRSFPEAISANCTSCHMTDEARERDPAFFRMHTSMMQRHTTCLGCHADSGHHAELQGMKQLSSP from the coding sequence GTGAATCCCGGGGAACACTCTCCCATCTTTAATGATTCACCCAGCCGATCCTTCCCTGAAGCCATTAGTGCCAACTGTACGTCCTGTCACATGACAGACGAGGCCCGCGAGAGGGATCCAGCATTTTTCCGCATGCACACCTCGATGATGCAACGGCACACCACATGCCTCGGTTGCCATGCAGACTCAGGACATCACGCTGAACTCCAGGGGATGAAACAGCTCAGCTCGCCTTAA
- the ccmD gene encoding heme exporter protein CcmD — translation MMEYLAMGGHGFYIWGSYGVALLLLIIELFLLRRRRVTQAATLRRLARLSEQQENV, via the coding sequence ATGATGGAGTACTTAGCCATGGGTGGGCACGGCTTTTACATCTGGGGATCCTATGGGGTTGCCCTACTGTTGCTGATCATCGAGCTTTTCTTGTTACGCCGACGTCGCGTCACCCAAGCCGCTACGCTGCGGCGCCTCGCGCGTTTGAGTGAGCAACAAGAAAACGTTTAA
- a CDS encoding DsbE family thiol:disulfide interchange protein has translation MKKLLFLSPLVLLAVLGGFLAKGLLLDPSLLPSPLVNHPIPQFSLPELQAAEREVGTADFEGEVVVFNIWASWCVSCRQEHRYLVRMARDYGIPIYGLNYKDERADGLEYLRRFGNPYIWNAFDHEGRVGIEWGVYGTPETFVIDRQGVIRYKHVGPITWAKVERDILPLIQRLRSET, from the coding sequence ATGAAAAAGCTGCTGTTTTTATCGCCGCTGGTATTGCTGGCGGTGTTGGGCGGTTTCTTGGCCAAGGGTCTGCTTTTAGACCCCAGCCTTCTGCCCTCGCCGCTGGTCAATCATCCGATACCGCAATTTAGTCTGCCTGAACTTCAAGCAGCGGAGCGCGAGGTGGGCACGGCTGATTTTGAGGGCGAAGTCGTGGTGTTCAATATTTGGGCGTCATGGTGCGTATCCTGTCGTCAGGAACATCGCTATTTGGTGAGAATGGCGCGTGACTATGGCATTCCCATTTATGGATTGAACTATAAAGATGAGCGGGCTGATGGACTTGAGTATCTGCGGCGCTTTGGCAATCCCTATATTTGGAATGCCTTTGACCATGAGGGCCGGGTCGGCATCGAGTGGGGTGTTTATGGTACGCCCGAAACTTTCGTCATCGATCGCCAGGGTGTAATTCGCTACAAACATGTGGGTCCGATAACTTGGGCCAAGGTTGAACGAGATATCCTGCCCCTCATTCAGCGACTACGGAGCGAGACCTGA
- the ccmA gene encoding cytochrome c biogenesis heme-transporting ATPase CcmA produces MSPSFADQTLEVRDLVLERGERELFHGLAFKLDSGELLQLAGRNGSGKTSLLRVLCGLSRPLQGEVLWNGQSLSAQEDGPAAHLAYLAHLNASKEELNAEENIRLSSALQGRNIGREEAWEMLGQLDLRGFEDLPVKFLSQGQKRRVALAKLLLSARPLWIMDEPFAALDVQVIQVLKACMEDQLKRGGMIVLTTHQAVPIEGPQQTVTLGDAR; encoded by the coding sequence ATGTCGCCGTCTTTTGCCGATCAGACGCTCGAGGTCAGAGATCTTGTTTTGGAGCGCGGGGAGCGTGAGCTGTTTCACGGACTCGCTTTCAAGCTGGATTCAGGAGAGCTACTACAGCTAGCGGGCCGCAATGGCTCAGGTAAAACCAGCCTGTTGCGAGTTCTTTGTGGATTGTCCCGACCGTTGCAAGGAGAAGTGCTGTGGAATGGTCAGTCGTTATCTGCTCAAGAGGACGGTCCGGCAGCACACCTTGCCTATCTGGCGCATCTGAATGCTTCTAAAGAAGAGCTGAACGCCGAGGAAAATATTCGCCTCTCATCAGCGCTTCAGGGACGTAACATAGGTCGCGAAGAAGCCTGGGAAATGCTCGGCCAATTGGATCTGCGTGGTTTTGAGGATTTGCCGGTCAAATTCCTAAGCCAAGGTCAGAAACGACGCGTTGCCCTGGCTAAGTTATTGTTGTCTGCGCGACCGTTGTGGATTATGGACGAGCCCTTTGCTGCTCTCGATGTGCAAGTCATCCAGGTACTTAAAGCCTGTATGGAAGATCAGCTGAAGCGCGGTGGCATGATCGTTTTGACAACGCATCAAGCCGTTCCCATCGAGGGTCCACAACAGACGGTCACCCTAGGAGATGCGCGATGA
- the tkt gene encoding transketolase has product MPSRRQLANAIRALSMDAVQKANSGHPGAPMGMADIAEVLWNDYLKHNPANPKWADRDRFVMSNGHGSMLVYSLLHLSGYNLPMDEIKQFRQFHSQTPGHPEYGYTEGVETTTGPLGQGITNAVGMALAEKALAAHFNRPGHEVVDHHTYVFLGDGCLMEGISHEACSLAGTLGLGKLIAFYDDNGISIDGEVEGWFTDNTPKRFEAYGWHVVADVDGHDADAVKAAIEAARAVTDKPSIICCKTVIGWGSPNKQGKEECHGAALGEAEVALVRETIDWPHAPFEIPEEIYAGWSAKDKGGRAEQDWETRFAAYSQANPELAAEFKRRMAGDLPADWVEKAQAYIAETINKGETIASRKASQNAIGGFAPALPELLGGSADLAGSNLTLWKGSKGISKQDGDGNYVFYGVREFGMAAIMNGIALHGGFIPYGGTFLIFSDYARNGIRMSALMKQRILYVMTHDSIGLGEDGPTHQPIEQVASLRLIPNLNVWRPCDAVETAVAWRCGIERTDGPSLFSLSRQNLPHQARSDEQQQNIARGGYVLHDSDGTPDVILMATGSEVGICMEAAQQLETKGRKVRVVSMPCLDVFESQDASYRESVLPKSVRKRLAVEAGVTNGWARYVGFEGAVIGMDRFGESAPGGELMKHFGFTADNVVSQAESLLA; this is encoded by the coding sequence ATGCCTTCTCGCAGACAGCTAGCGAATGCCATCCGTGCGCTCTCGATGGATGCTGTGCAAAAAGCCAATTCAGGCCATCCCGGTGCCCCAATGGGCATGGCGGACATTGCTGAAGTGCTTTGGAACGATTACCTAAAGCACAATCCGGCGAATCCTAAGTGGGCAGACAGGGATCGGTTCGTGATGTCCAATGGTCACGGTTCCATGTTGGTTTATTCCTTATTGCATCTTTCTGGCTACAACCTGCCGATGGATGAGATCAAACAGTTCCGCCAGTTCCATTCACAGACACCGGGGCATCCCGAGTACGGGTATACAGAGGGTGTGGAGACAACCACCGGACCATTGGGTCAGGGCATCACCAACGCCGTGGGTATGGCGCTGGCCGAAAAAGCACTGGCAGCGCATTTTAACCGGCCGGGCCATGAGGTTGTTGACCATCACACCTATGTATTTTTGGGCGACGGCTGTCTCATGGAAGGCATTTCCCATGAAGCCTGTTCTCTGGCTGGCACTCTAGGCCTAGGCAAACTCATAGCTTTCTACGATGACAACGGCATTTCCATTGATGGTGAGGTCGAAGGCTGGTTCACTGATAACACACCCAAGCGATTTGAGGCCTATGGTTGGCATGTGGTCGCTGATGTGGATGGGCATGATGCTGATGCGGTCAAAGCCGCGATCGAAGCCGCGCGGGCTGTTACTGATAAGCCCAGTATTATCTGCTGCAAAACGGTTATTGGCTGGGGTTCACCGAATAAGCAGGGCAAAGAAGAATGCCATGGCGCGGCTTTAGGGGAGGCCGAAGTGGCTTTGGTGCGCGAGACCATTGACTGGCCTCACGCTCCCTTTGAGATACCCGAAGAAATTTATGCTGGATGGAGCGCTAAAGATAAGGGCGGCAGGGCAGAACAAGATTGGGAGACCCGATTTGCAGCCTACAGTCAGGCTAATCCGGAGCTGGCGGCTGAGTTTAAGCGACGTATGGCAGGTGATTTGCCGGCGGACTGGGTTGAAAAGGCCCAAGCCTACATCGCTGAAACGATCAACAAAGGTGAAACGATTGCCAGCCGTAAAGCTTCGCAGAATGCGATCGGCGGTTTCGCCCCCGCATTGCCAGAATTGCTCGGTGGCTCGGCGGACTTGGCCGGTTCCAATTTGACCCTTTGGAAAGGGTCCAAAGGCATCAGCAAGCAAGACGGTGACGGCAATTACGTGTTTTACGGCGTTCGTGAGTTTGGCATGGCGGCCATCATGAACGGCATCGCTTTGCATGGTGGGTTCATTCCCTATGGCGGCACCTTCCTGATTTTCAGCGACTATGCGCGTAACGGTATTCGCATGTCGGCGCTGATGAAACAGCGCATTTTGTATGTGATGACACATGATTCCATTGGTTTGGGTGAAGATGGCCCCACCCATCAGCCTATCGAGCAGGTCGCCAGCTTGCGCTTGATTCCCAACTTGAATGTCTGGCGTCCTTGCGATGCTGTTGAGACGGCTGTTGCATGGCGTTGTGGCATTGAGCGCACTGATGGTCCCAGTCTGTTCAGCCTGTCTCGGCAGAATCTGCCGCATCAGGCGAGATCCGATGAACAACAGCAAAACATCGCGCGCGGTGGTTATGTGTTGCATGACAGCGATGGCACGCCTGATGTCATTCTCATGGCTACGGGTTCTGAGGTGGGTATTTGTATGGAAGCCGCGCAGCAGCTCGAAACCAAGGGCCGTAAAGTGCGCGTTGTGTCCATGCCCTGTCTTGACGTATTTGAGTCTCAAGATGCCAGTTATCGTGAATCCGTATTGCCCAAATCGGTACGCAAGCGTTTAGCGGTAGAGGCCGGTGTTACCAATGGCTGGGCTCGATATGTGGGGTTTGAAGGGGCGGTGATTGGTATGGATCGCTTCGGTGAGTCCGCGCCTGGCGGCGAGTTAATGAAACACTTTGGATTCACAGCCGATAATGTGGTCAGCCAGGCAGAAAGTCTATTGGCCTAA
- a CDS encoding heme ABC transporter permease: MAERGIQWFKFSSPPNFYYLTGVLAPWFMGLAAVLALLGLYWGFVVAPIDYQQGESYRIMFIHVPAAWMAMFIYILMAAYGAIGLVWRIKTAEVMAKAMAPTGAIFCFLALWTGALWGKPTWGTYWVWDARITSNLILLFLYMGYIALHAAIEDRQRAANASAVLALAGVVNVPIIYFSVIWWNTLHQAPSITVTDSPSMETSMFTALMLMTFACWMYSIAVILKRARLELLDRERKASWVTERLGDKS, from the coding sequence GTGGCTGAACGCGGTATTCAGTGGTTTAAGTTTTCATCGCCACCGAATTTTTATTATTTGACCGGCGTGCTCGCACCCTGGTTTATGGGCCTGGCAGCGGTTTTGGCACTGCTGGGGCTTTATTGGGGCTTTGTGGTTGCGCCTATCGATTATCAGCAGGGCGAGAGCTATCGCATCATGTTCATTCATGTGCCTGCTGCCTGGATGGCTATGTTCATCTACATATTAATGGCGGCCTACGGCGCTATTGGCTTGGTTTGGCGCATTAAGACCGCCGAAGTCATGGCTAAAGCCATGGCGCCTACGGGTGCCATTTTTTGTTTTCTTGCGCTTTGGACTGGGGCCTTGTGGGGCAAACCGACCTGGGGAACCTACTGGGTTTGGGATGCGCGTATCACCTCTAACCTGATCCTATTGTTTTTGTATATGGGTTACATAGCGCTGCACGCTGCGATCGAAGATCGTCAGCGCGCAGCAAACGCCAGTGCTGTGTTGGCTTTGGCGGGTGTGGTTAATGTGCCGATCATCTATTTCTCAGTGATTTGGTGGAATACCCTGCATCAAGCGCCTTCCATCACCGTGACTGACTCACCGTCTATGGAAACGTCAATGTTCACGGCCTTGATGCTGATGACCTTTGCCTGTTGGATGTACTCAATCGCCGTGATTCTCAAGCGGGCACGCCTTGAACTGCTGGATCGGGAGCGCAAGGCCAGTTGGGTGACAGAACGGCTGGGAGATAAGTCATGA
- the ccmB gene encoding heme exporter protein CcmB: MSALLSVLWVLLRRDLTLAMRRRQDALVVLGFFIVVVSLFPLGVGPDPQLLRSMAPGVIWVAALLATMLSLERLFSDDFRDGSLEQLLLVPQPLSVLVMVKILAHWLVIGLPLVLVSPLLGMQLNLSGEEILVLMAALLLGTPILSLVGAIGAALTLGIRGGGVLISLLILPLYVPPLVLGAGAIDAVMFGSSPMAHLSMLAALAILALLLAPFAIAAALRIMLD, translated from the coding sequence ATGAGTGCTCTCTTAAGTGTACTTTGGGTTTTATTGCGCCGCGATCTGACCTTGGCAATGCGCCGACGCCAGGATGCTTTGGTGGTACTGGGGTTTTTTATCGTCGTCGTGTCTTTGTTCCCATTGGGCGTTGGCCCAGATCCACAGTTATTGCGCAGTATGGCGCCCGGAGTCATTTGGGTGGCGGCCTTGTTGGCTACCATGCTGTCCTTGGAACGCTTATTCTCGGATGATTTTCGTGATGGCAGTTTGGAGCAATTGCTACTAGTACCGCAGCCACTCAGCGTTCTGGTGATGGTGAAGATTTTGGCGCACTGGCTGGTGATTGGCCTGCCGCTGGTGCTGGTCTCACCCCTGCTGGGCATGCAGCTGAACCTTTCTGGCGAAGAAATACTCGTACTCATGGCTGCATTGTTGCTTGGGACGCCCATCCTGAGTCTGGTGGGTGCGATTGGTGCGGCATTGACTCTGGGTATACGCGGTGGCGGGGTGCTGATTTCTTTGTTGATTTTGCCACTTTACGTACCACCGCTGGTGCTAGGCGCTGGTGCTATTGATGCCGTTATGTTTGGCTCAAGCCCAATGGCGCATCTTTCAATGCTGGCAGCGCTCGCAATTCTGGCATTATTGTTGGCACCCTTCGCAATCGCTGCTGCGTTGCGAATTATGCTGGATTAA